GACGCGGTTTCTGGGAAGAGCGCGGGTATCACAACCTCGGCGACCCCTGGAAGCGGCAGCGCTACTCGTATCAGGAGCAGGAGAGCAGGTGACGCTCTCCCGCCGCCGGGTGGAACAGCGCCCCGGCCTGCCCTGGGAAGGCTCACTCCTGATGTATCAGGCTGTCTCGACAGTTGCCCCGGCGCCCAGTGCCACGCGGATGCCGCCGGCGAAGCGCAGCGAGAAGCCGACAAGGGCGATCGTCACACGGGGGTTCCTGTCGCGAGGGGTCGGCCGCGGGAACAAAACTCTACGCGCCCGTGATCAACTACGGCCGGTGGTTCGCATCCTGGCCACAGTGAACGCAGCCGTGAGGGGAGTAGGGCCCGCCGCTGATGCTGACACTCACGGTGGTGACAAGGCCTGGTCGATGCGGTGAGCTATCTGGGACTCGGCCACGTTTTCGTCGCCAACATGACCGGCAACGTCGCATTCCTCGGGTTCGCACTGGCCGGTGCCCAGGGGCTCTCGGCGCCCGCCTCCGTCACCGCCCTCGGCGCCTTCCTCGGTGGTGCGTTCGCCGGAGGCCGGCTGCACGCCCGGCTGGGCACGCATCGCGGTCGGCTGCTCACCCTCGCCCTCGGGGCATAAGTGCTGTTGGTGGCCGTGACGGTGGTCGTGGCTGCGGCCACTGACGACAAGGTGACTTCGGGTGTCCAGTACGTGCTCATCGTGCTCCTCGCGATGGGCATGGGGGTGCAGAACGCTGTCGTCCGGCGCCTCGGCGTCCCCGACCCCACCACGACCGTCCTCACCCTGACTCTCACCGGACTCGCCGCCGACTCCAGCGCGGCAGGTGGCACAGGACCGCGGCCCGGCCGTCGCAGTGCGGCCCCCACACCAGCGGCCGGAGCCCGCAAAGGGACCCCGGCCGCCGCGCCTACCCCAACTCCTACCTCTACGCTTGTGCCCGCCAGGTCGTGAATTGACGAACAGTTACGGGAACGGGGACTGCGGTGACGGCGGGGGAAGCGAACGGCGGCGAGCTGATCGGGAAGGTACTCGGGGGGCGGTACCGGGTGACCGCGATGGTCGGGCGCGGCGGCATGGGAGTGGTCGGCCGGGCGGTGGACGAACTGCTGAACCGAGAGGTCGCTGTCAAGATCCTGCGGGCCTACACGGACGCCTCCGCATCCGAACTGGCCGATCTGCGGAGCCGGATGCAGCGGGAGGCGCAGGCCGCCGCCCGAATACGGCACAGCGGCGTGGTCACCGTGCATGACGTGACCGAGGAGCAGGGTCTGCCGGTCATCGTCATGGAACTTGTCGACGGCCCCTCGCTCGACGACGTGCTGACGGAGCGCGGAACGCTGGAGCCGCGCGAGGCCGCGGCGATCGGCGCCAAGTTGATGGACGCGCTCGACGCCGCGCACCGGGTCGGCGTACTGCATCGGGACGTCAAGCCGGGAAATGTGCTGCTGGAGCGCGGTGGCCGCGTCGTGCTCACCGATTTCGGCATCGCCAGCATGGAAGCCTCCGACGACGACGCCATGACCAAGCTGACCCAAAGCGGTCAGATCGTCGGCTCCCTCGACTATCTGCCGCCGGAGCGCGCGCAGGGCAGGGAGCCCGGTCCCGCGTCGGACATCTGGTCGCTCGGCATGACGCTGTACGCGGCCGTGGAGGGCACTTCGCCGTTCCGCCGCACGTCCGCGTGGTCCACGTTGGCGGCGATCGTCACCGAGCCGCTGCCGGAGCCGCGGCGGGCAGGACCGCTCACGGCGGTGCTGCAGGCACTCATGGCGAAGGAGCCGGAAGGCCGACCGACTGCCGACCAAGCGCGCGAGATGCTGGAGCGAGTGGCCGCGGGCAGCGCGGCGAACCTCGCGCCACGGACACCCACACGTACGCCGACGCAGGCCGCCATCCCCACGCCGCCTCCCGGGTTCGG
This portion of the Streptomyces sp. NBC_01750 genome encodes:
- a CDS encoding serine/threonine protein kinase, with product MTAGEANGGELIGKVLGGRYRVTAMVGRGGMGVVGRAVDELLNREVAVKILRAYTDASASELADLRSRMQREAQAAARIRHSGVVTVHDVTEEQGLPVIVMELVDGPSLDDVLTERGTLEPREAAAIGAKLMDALDAAHRVGVLHRDVKPGNVLLERGGRVVLTDFGIASMEASDDDAMTKLTQSGQIVGSLDYLPPERAQGREPGPASDIWSLGMTLYAAVEGTSPFRRTSAWSTLAAIVTEPLPEPRRAGPLTAVLQALMAKEPEGRPTADQAREMLERVAAGSAANLAPRTPTRTPTQAAIPTPPPGFGPAPSHQASPQPGHTGYPPAGLPPTLPQSGAPTPGHAPGASHSAAGRARRRSRTVIATAVAVVLAGGGVTYALVDKYGGTSSIEARTEPPGGSSPAGSGQPTEGDTGVDTPSASPSGGARGKPSDAPSQRTDEDDDGKDSEAGSATTPSSGGGGGNPHSSAPPTTNPSAVYLSNDYSALCAGAGNKVTNSSKVIQWGCANAQDERWVFEATTDSNGKRAYALQNAYSGKCMGPASSLANGAGMVQYTCNGAVDQKWWYDSGTHALRNVYSGKCLGLGSNATKGSQLIQWTCNGAPDEKWSKTAR